Genomic DNA from Vigna radiata var. radiata cultivar VC1973A unplaced genomic scaffold, Vradiata_ver6 scaffold_450, whole genome shotgun sequence:
tacttttttttttttatatccaagtatgaaaagaaatgaatttttcaCAAAGCCTAAAAATAATTGACAATATTATACGGGACAAAAGCTACCTTTAAATTTCGGTAGCTTATTTATCATTGGATACAACTTTccaaaaaaataagatttgacAGTCAGggcaaattaaaagaaaagaaaaatacccCAGTTAGAACTCAGCTCAGGAATTGATCTTCCATGTTCATGATTTTAAGTAGAACGGACCAAGATTTACTGTATCCACTTTTACCAACGTAGAAACAATAGACTGACACACCATAATGGACACtcctaaataaaaaattccatCAAACCATATTATTAAATTACCTTCCAGTTTCGAATCTTTgtcctaatttattttttcacccTAAACCaagtctctctttctctctctctctctcttgccattctagttttcaaattttcattcatGGATGCCCACCTTCTGTTATTCTCCTCCTAGAGGCAACCCCCCCTCTCTTTCTCAGcatctccttctcccccttgttTCAGTTCAACTTGTATTCTACACCCCACCAATCAAAATCTCAACTTTTTAAGACCCATCAGACTTTTTCTTCCCTCTATTTGATCTTTGCATGTGTCAGCACTCTCCACACGAGTTTCAGAACGATGGTGAATGGAGCACAGAAAACATAGTTGGATTTCTATTAGCACCTGCATCAAAATCATCATTGGGTACTgtattctttgtattttttttttgttttccctaagattttttcttccaaaaccaGTTGACAGCGAAGATTTCATTTCTTACATTAATGAGCTATAGCATCTTCTATGTGTTCAATAGTCAGATGCCAATCTTCGTTCCTAGGGAAAAAAAAGGTTCTAATCACATGCAATGAAACCTCAGCTGATACTCCACAACGTTTTTGGAATTGAGCATTTGTATATATCAACAATCCATTTTTGTGACAGGCAAAAGCATCTCCAAGTCAGAAAATTTTCGGTCTTTACTTCCAATTTTGTCACGTTGCTGTGGTCGTGATCTCCACCATGGCAACCAAATTAAAGGGAATCTACAAGAGTTTCAAATACATCACACAAATATTTGGTAATCTTTTATGCACCCTCCTATGCAATATTACTTTTCTGGGTTTTGTTGTTGTGGCTAAGCTGGGAAGTGGGTACTGTTCCAGTTGTGAAGGAGCGGGAGATGGAAATTGGGTACCCGACAGATGTTAAGCATGTGGCTCACATTGGATGGGATGGCCCTTCAGGAACTGGACCCAGTTGGGTACGGAGCTGATTACCACTTTACCTCTCCATTTATGTTTCAACTAAAAAGatccaattttttaatttctttttgtcattTTCTGCTTTCTTTTGTCATTATTATTACAGAAAGCAATACATAAAGTGACCATTTAAGAGTTTTTGCTCCATAAATCAATATCTCATTGCCATGTTAAactgttttatatttataataatcatcTTTAAAATCTGTACATATCATAGTTTTTGATTGATTTGTTAATAATgctgttatttttctttatgcaGATGAATGATTTTAAAACTGCGCCTGATTTTTCAACGTCACTGGGTAACTTGGGTGAACTAA
This window encodes:
- the LOC106754380 gene encoding CRIB domain-containing protein RIC10 isoform X1, producing MCQHSPHEFQNDGEWSTENIVGFLLAPASKSSLVRCQSSFLGKKKAKASPSQKIFGLYFQFCHVAVVVISTMATKLKGIYKSFKYITQIFVVKEREMEIGYPTDVKHVAHIGWDGPSGTGPSWMNDFKTAPDFSTSLGNLGELSDPNAMGATTSWSSQDFEESTGSQSSSNIYKGIQSAGASHVSKKSKKKKSKSASSESLSASSRQSRSTKSKAIYSDREATPISQN